A section of the Tumebacillus amylolyticus genome encodes:
- a CDS encoding CD1247 N-terminal domain-containing protein: MKGVKERLAYLRGLAEGLNVGQNSPEGRVLVEMMEVLQVMSRSLDNLEMTQSHLTEYIEAVDDDLTDLENEFYDEYDEDLDALLLDDGDEYDEDLDLDDYDESEDSAIEYIEMNCPNCGENVFVDEDVLDSDEVVEVLCPECNETVLINENFDSELVSD; encoded by the coding sequence ATGAAAGGTGTAAAAGAACGTTTGGCATATTTGCGAGGTTTGGCTGAAGGGCTGAACGTCGGGCAGAACTCGCCGGAAGGGCGCGTACTCGTCGAAATGATGGAAGTCCTGCAGGTGATGTCCCGTTCGCTGGACAACTTGGAGATGACGCAATCGCACCTGACAGAGTACATAGAGGCGGTCGACGATGACCTCACCGATCTCGAGAACGAATTCTACGACGAGTACGATGAGGATCTCGACGCATTGCTTCTCGATGATGGCGATGAGTACGACGAAGACCTCGATCTCGATGACTACGACGAATCTGAGGACAGTGCGATCGAATACATCGAGATGAACTGTCCGAATTGCGGCGAGAACGTGTTCGTTGACGAAGACGTCTTGGACAGTGACGAGGTTGTCGAAGTGCTGTGCCCGGAATGCAATGAAACCGTGTTGATCAACGAAAACTTCGATAGTGAACTGGTCAGTGACTAA
- a CDS encoding YqhV family protein — protein sequence MLKDSIVNGMAGLRLLSGLIEVSAALLMLYFGTVQKAVMINAGLALVGPTVLILVTTLGLIGMADKLEFWRMIIVMGGVGLILWGVRG from the coding sequence ATGTTGAAAGACTCGATTGTCAATGGGATGGCGGGGTTGCGGCTCTTATCCGGGTTGATTGAAGTGTCCGCCGCGTTGTTGATGCTGTACTTTGGAACGGTTCAAAAAGCGGTGATGATCAACGCTGGTCTCGCACTGGTGGGGCCGACCGTCTTGATCTTGGTGACGACACTTGGCTTGATTGGCATGGCGGACAAACTGGAGTTTTGGCGGATGATCATTGTTATGGGCGGCGTCGGATTAATTCTGTGGGGTGTGCGGGGATAA
- the efp gene encoding elongation factor P, whose amino-acid sequence MSISSNDLRPGVTIEWDGGLWRVLEFLHVKPGKGAAFVRAKLKNIRSGAVRETTFRAGEKMERARVETRKMQYLYTDGEYFTFMDNESFEQLQVPAAMLEDETKYLLENMECSVMIYEEQAIGVELPNTVVLTVAETEPGIKGDTAQGGSKNAVMETGAVVSVPLFIEQGEKLIIDTRNNAYVSRA is encoded by the coding sequence ATGAGTATTTCTTCCAATGATCTTCGTCCTGGCGTAACCATTGAATGGGATGGCGGCCTGTGGCGCGTCCTCGAGTTCTTGCACGTAAAACCGGGCAAGGGCGCAGCGTTCGTCCGTGCGAAGCTGAAAAACATCCGTTCCGGTGCAGTTCGTGAAACCACCTTCCGCGCAGGCGAGAAAATGGAACGCGCACGCGTCGAAACCCGCAAGATGCAATACCTCTACACCGACGGTGAATACTTCACCTTCATGGACAACGAGTCGTTCGAACAACTCCAAGTTCCGGCTGCGATGCTCGAAGATGAAACCAAGTACCTGCTTGAGAACATGGAATGCTCCGTCATGATCTACGAAGAGCAAGCCATCGGCGTTGAACTTCCGAACACCGTTGTTCTCACCGTAGCAGAGACCGAACCGGGCATCAAAGGCGACACCGCACAGGGCGGCTCCAAGAACGCTGTCATGGAAACCGGTGCTGTCGTCTCCGTTCCGCTTTTCATCGAACAAGGCGAAAAGCTCATCATCGACACCCGCAACAACGCATACGTATCCCGCGCGTAA
- a CDS encoding M24 family metallopeptidase: MEQRLTRTRALMDKQGLDAMIVLRPENRRYLSGFTGSAGVLLVTQDQAVFLTDFRYTQQAEAQCPHCTIVEYPNGANPNTTVFELMKSKGIKRLGFESDFVTYAQHRAFDQTFEGVELVPAAGLVEELRLYKDESELEILRAAAKVADDAFAHILTYLKPGLTERQVALELETFMRKAGADSSSFDIIVASGHRSALPHGRASDKVIEKGDFVKMDFGAYYQGYCSDLTRTVVLGQPSDKQREIYDTVLQAQLHAVANIKAGMTGKEADSLARDIIAAKGYGDNFGHSLGHGLGMLVHEMPSLSQLRGDMVLEPGMVVTVEPGIYLPEWGGVRIEDDIVITDNGNEVLTKSTKELLILEQ, from the coding sequence GTGGAACAACGACTGACTCGTACGCGTGCGTTGATGGACAAGCAAGGCCTTGATGCGATGATCGTGCTCCGTCCGGAAAACCGTCGCTACCTCAGCGGCTTTACCGGCTCGGCTGGTGTGCTGCTGGTAACCCAAGATCAAGCGGTGTTTCTCACCGACTTCCGCTACACCCAACAAGCAGAGGCGCAATGCCCGCATTGCACCATCGTGGAATACCCGAACGGTGCCAACCCGAATACCACCGTATTTGAGTTGATGAAGTCGAAAGGTATCAAGCGACTCGGCTTCGAAAGCGACTTTGTGACCTACGCGCAACACCGCGCCTTTGACCAAACGTTCGAAGGGGTTGAACTCGTCCCGGCAGCAGGTCTGGTCGAGGAGTTGCGTCTCTACAAGGACGAAAGCGAATTGGAGATCCTCCGCGCCGCTGCAAAAGTGGCGGACGATGCCTTCGCCCACATCCTTACGTACCTGAAACCCGGCCTGACCGAACGTCAGGTTGCGCTGGAGTTGGAAACCTTCATGCGCAAAGCCGGGGCTGATTCTTCCTCGTTTGACATCATCGTGGCTTCCGGTCATCGCTCGGCACTCCCGCATGGACGTGCGAGCGACAAGGTGATCGAGAAGGGCGATTTTGTAAAAATGGATTTTGGTGCATACTATCAAGGGTATTGCTCCGACCTGACCCGTACCGTGGTACTGGGTCAACCTTCGGACAAGCAGCGTGAGATATACGACACTGTGTTGCAAGCCCAACTCCACGCCGTCGCAAACATCAAAGCCGGGATGACCGGCAAGGAAGCGGATTCACTGGCGCGCGACATCATCGCAGCCAAGGGATACGGCGACAACTTCGGTCATTCGCTTGGACACGGTCTGGGCATGCTCGTTCACGAGATGCCGTCGCTGTCGCAATTGCGTGGCGATATGGTGTTGGAACCGGGCATGGTCGTAACGGTCGAGCCGGGCATCTACCTGCCGGAGTGGGGCGGTGTACGTATCGAGGATGACATCGTCATCACCGACAACGGCAACGAAGTACTCACCAAATCCACCAAAGAACTGTTGATCCTCGAGCAGTAA
- the aroQ gene encoding type II 3-dehydroquinate dehydratase, with amino-acid sequence MAKLLVLHGPNLNLLGTREPEVYGRTTLEQINRDLTALAQEFGVEIDCYQSNHEGALIDRLQAAMGNTHGILFNPGGYTHTSVALRDCVSGIRIPTIEVHLSNIHAREEFRHRSMLAPVCMGQISGLGAIGYTLGFHALLEDFAKRGLLTEDTGRK; translated from the coding sequence ATGGCAAAACTACTTGTCTTACACGGTCCCAACCTCAATCTGCTCGGCACCCGAGAGCCGGAAGTGTACGGCCGGACCACGCTCGAGCAGATCAACCGCGATCTCACCGCGTTGGCTCAGGAATTCGGCGTTGAGATCGACTGCTACCAGTCGAACCACGAAGGAGCCCTGATCGACCGACTCCAAGCGGCGATGGGCAATACCCACGGTATTCTCTTCAATCCAGGCGGGTACACCCACACCAGCGTCGCCCTGCGCGATTGCGTTTCCGGCATTCGTATACCGACCATTGAAGTTCACCTCTCGAACATCCATGCGCGCGAAGAGTTTCGCCATCGTTCGATGCTTGCCCCGGTCTGCATGGGTCAGATCTCCGGCTTGGGTGCGATCGGATACACGCTGGGGTTCCATGCACTGCTTGAAGATTTCGCCAAACGAGGTCTGTTGACCGAAGACACAGGGAGGAAGTAA
- a CDS encoding histidine phosphatase family protein: MSRSQKTHVTLVRHGETVWNKEFRLQGSQDIPLSEVGLAQAEAVALHLKEEPFDVVYSSHLSRAHTTAEALAKAVGVEHHVRESLMERSYGELEGWTRDEILAKYPDFWGPGKKYPVPGLETFEELAERASKTIHEIVAEHEGRNVLIVSHGGTINAFLHSISGGEFGAGVNKLGNTSVTRVVWNEDGSWSVVEVGRTDHLPEE; this comes from the coding sequence ATGTCTAGGAGTCAGAAAACGCACGTTACGTTGGTGCGACATGGAGAGACGGTTTGGAACAAGGAATTTCGGTTGCAGGGGTCACAAGATATCCCGTTGTCCGAAGTAGGGTTGGCGCAGGCAGAAGCTGTAGCTCTTCATTTAAAGGAGGAGCCGTTTGATGTGGTGTACTCGTCTCACCTGTCCCGTGCTCATACCACGGCGGAGGCTTTGGCGAAAGCTGTAGGTGTGGAGCATCATGTACGCGAGAGCTTGATGGAGCGCTCTTATGGCGAGCTTGAGGGGTGGACTCGTGATGAAATCCTCGCGAAGTACCCTGACTTTTGGGGTCCGGGGAAAAAATACCCTGTTCCGGGGTTGGAGACGTTCGAAGAACTGGCTGAGCGGGCTTCGAAGACGATCCATGAGATTGTGGCTGAGCATGAAGGGCGGAATGTGCTGATTGTGAGCCACGGGGGGACGATCAACGCTTTCCTTCATTCGATTTCGGGTGGTGAGTTTGGGGCGGGGGTCAATAAGTTGGGGAATACCAGTGTGACTCGCGTGGTTTGGAATGAAGATGGGAGTTGGAGTGTTGTGGAGGTGGGGAGAACAGATCACTTGCCCGAGGAATAG
- the gcvPB gene encoding aminomethyl-transferring glycine dehydrogenase subunit GcvPB, whose protein sequence is MRQENDKALIFELSVPGRVSYSLPELDVEEIPVEDLIPADYIRKTPANLPELAELDLVRHFTELSKRNHGVDDGFYPLGSCTMKYNPKRNEKMARIPGFASIHPLQPASSVQGALELMFNLQTELAEITGMDEVSLQPAAGAHGEWTGLMMIRAYHEARNEKRTTVIVPDTAHGTNPASATVAGYRTVTVKSNERGGVDLEALRQAVNSDTAALMLTNPSTLGLFEDQIIEIAEIVHEAGGLLYYDGANANAILGYARPGDMGFDVVHLNLHKTFTTPHGGGGPGSGPVGVKSDLIPFLPKPRVEYNDKTEEYFLNWNRPQSIGKVKGFWGNFGINVRAYSYIRTMGPDGLKRVTEDAVLNANYMMKRLSEHYDVAYDQICKHEFVLSGRRFKKEHGVKTLDIAKRLLDFGVHPPTIYFPLNVEESIMIEPTETENKGTLDDFCDTMIKIAIEAVETPDLVKNAPYNTKVNRLDETTAARSPILRYTFEG, encoded by the coding sequence ATGCGTCAAGAAAACGATAAAGCCCTCATCTTCGAACTCTCCGTCCCCGGCCGCGTCTCCTATTCCCTCCCGGAACTGGACGTCGAAGAAATTCCGGTCGAAGACCTGATTCCCGCGGACTACATCCGCAAGACCCCGGCGAACCTGCCGGAACTCGCGGAGTTGGACCTCGTGCGTCACTTCACCGAGCTGTCCAAGCGCAACCACGGTGTAGACGACGGTTTCTACCCGCTCGGCTCTTGCACCATGAAATACAACCCGAAGCGCAACGAAAAAATGGCGCGCATCCCGGGCTTTGCTTCCATCCATCCGCTCCAACCGGCCTCCTCGGTCCAAGGCGCACTGGAACTCATGTTCAACTTGCAAACGGAGCTCGCAGAAATCACCGGCATGGACGAAGTCTCGCTCCAACCGGCAGCGGGCGCACACGGCGAGTGGACGGGTCTCATGATGATTCGTGCCTACCACGAAGCGCGCAACGAAAAACGCACCACCGTCATCGTTCCGGACACTGCGCATGGTACCAACCCGGCGTCTGCAACCGTTGCAGGCTACCGTACGGTTACGGTCAAGTCCAATGAACGCGGCGGCGTTGACCTCGAAGCGCTCCGTCAAGCGGTCAACTCCGACACGGCAGCGTTGATGCTGACCAACCCGTCGACCCTCGGTCTGTTCGAAGACCAAATCATCGAAATCGCCGAAATCGTCCACGAAGCGGGCGGTTTGCTCTACTACGATGGAGCGAATGCGAATGCGATCCTCGGCTATGCACGTCCGGGCGACATGGGCTTTGACGTGGTTCACTTGAACCTGCACAAGACCTTCACGACCCCGCACGGCGGCGGTGGCCCGGGTTCCGGTCCGGTCGGTGTCAAGTCCGACCTGATCCCGTTCCTCCCGAAACCGCGTGTTGAGTACAACGACAAGACCGAAGAATACTTCCTCAACTGGAACCGCCCGCAATCCATCGGCAAAGTCAAAGGCTTCTGGGGCAACTTCGGCATCAACGTCCGTGCGTACTCCTACATCCGCACCATGGGTCCGGACGGTCTCAAGCGCGTCACGGAGGATGCAGTCCTCAACGCCAACTACATGATGAAGCGACTCTCTGAGCACTACGATGTCGCGTACGACCAAATTTGCAAGCACGAATTCGTCCTCAGCGGCCGTCGCTTCAAAAAAGAACACGGCGTGAAGACCCTCGACATCGCGAAGCGATTGCTCGACTTCGGCGTCCATCCGCCGACCATCTACTTCCCGTTGAACGTCGAAGAATCGATCATGATCGAACCGACCGAAACCGAGAACAAAGGGACCCTCGACGACTTCTGCGACACCATGATCAAGATCGCAATCGAAGCCGTAGAGACCCCGGACCTCGTCAAAAACGCACCGTACAACACCAAAGTTAACCGTTTGGATGAGACGACGGCTGCGCGTAGCCCGATCCTGCGCTATACCTTTGAGGGGTAG
- the gcvPA gene encoding aminomethyl-transferring glycine dehydrogenase subunit GcvPA, whose product MLDVLGVDSVEALFADIPDTARFKRELNLPKRLSEMELNRYFNQLAGKNDNLEDNLNFLGAGAYQHYVPSVVDAIISRSEFFTAYTPYQPEISQGVLQAIFEYQTIVCELTGMDVSNASLYDGPTAFGEAAFMACAATRRNKVLVARSVNPEYREVLKTYGYGQNIEVEEVGVENGLVDLNDLAAKLDDTIAGVFVQYPNFFGGIEDLRKLADIAHNQKALFVVSVNPVAMGLLESPGACGADIVVGEGQALGNAISFGGPYLGMLATTKEQMRRIPGRVVGQTTDIDGRRAFVLTLQAREQHIRREKATSNICSNQALNALAATVYVSYMGKQGMQDVAKLNLQKAHYAYKRLTALPNVQGLFTSPFFNEFAIKLDADISYVNRQLLESGIVGGYDLGSTYPEFENCMLLAVTELRTKEDIDLLVERLEAIL is encoded by the coding sequence ATGCTCGACGTCCTCGGCGTCGATTCTGTGGAAGCCCTGTTCGCCGATATCCCGGACACAGCGCGCTTCAAGCGCGAATTGAACCTGCCGAAGCGTTTGTCGGAGATGGAACTCAACCGATACTTCAACCAACTGGCAGGCAAGAACGACAACCTCGAAGACAACTTGAACTTCCTCGGCGCAGGTGCGTACCAGCACTACGTCCCGTCGGTCGTCGACGCGATCATTTCGCGCTCGGAGTTCTTCACCGCTTATACTCCGTACCAACCGGAAATTTCCCAGGGCGTTCTGCAAGCGATCTTCGAATACCAGACGATCGTCTGCGAACTGACCGGCATGGACGTTTCCAACGCATCCTTGTACGACGGCCCGACTGCATTTGGGGAAGCGGCGTTCATGGCGTGCGCTGCGACCCGCCGCAACAAAGTTCTCGTTGCGCGTTCCGTCAACCCGGAATACCGTGAAGTTCTGAAAACCTACGGCTACGGCCAAAACATCGAAGTCGAAGAAGTGGGCGTCGAAAACGGGCTCGTGGACCTGAACGACCTCGCAGCCAAACTCGATGACACCATCGCGGGTGTTTTCGTCCAATACCCGAACTTCTTTGGCGGGATCGAAGACCTGCGCAAGTTGGCAGACATCGCCCACAACCAAAAAGCGCTGTTCGTCGTTTCGGTCAACCCGGTTGCCATGGGTCTCCTCGAATCGCCGGGCGCTTGCGGCGCGGATATCGTCGTGGGTGAAGGTCAAGCATTGGGGAACGCGATCTCCTTTGGCGGTCCGTACCTCGGCATGTTGGCGACGACCAAGGAACAGATGCGCCGAATCCCGGGTCGTGTCGTCGGTCAAACCACCGACATCGACGGCCGTCGTGCGTTCGTCCTGACCTTGCAAGCTCGTGAGCAGCACATCCGTCGTGAAAAAGCGACTTCGAACATCTGCTCCAACCAAGCATTGAATGCATTGGCGGCGACCGTTTACGTTTCGTACATGGGCAAGCAAGGCATGCAAGACGTAGCCAAACTGAACTTGCAAAAAGCGCACTACGCGTACAAGCGTCTGACGGCGCTCCCGAACGTGCAAGGTCTGTTCACGTCTCCGTTCTTCAACGAATTTGCAATCAAGCTTGATGCAGACATCTCCTACGTGAACCGCCAATTGCTGGAATCCGGCATCGTCGGCGGCTACGACCTCGGCTCCACCTATCCGGAGTTCGAAAACTGCATGCTGCTCGCGGTCACCGAACTACGCACCAAGGAAGACATTGACCTGCTTGTGGAACGACTGGAGGCGATCCTGTAA
- the gcvT gene encoding glycine cleavage system aminomethyltransferase GcvT, translating into MDHLKKTPLFEVYPNYGGKIIDFGGWALPVQYAGILDEHEAVRERAGLFDVSHMGEITIQGPDALANIQNLITNDASKLANGQALYSPMCFENGGCVDDLLVYKKGDGNYLLVVNAANIEKDFDWMKSHQFGDVSIENRSADIAQLALQGPIAEQVLQNMTTTDLSEIKYYWFAENVDVAGVSCLVSRTGYTGEDGFELYCDAKDVAKLWDSILAAGKEQGVLPIGLGARDTLRFEARLPLYGQEISADISPLEAGLGFFVKLDKGDFIGREALAKQKEEGVARKLVGFEMTERGIPRTHYEIQVDGQKIGETTTGTMGPTVKKNIGLGLIDVQFATIGQEIDVIIRNKPVKAVIVKTPFYKRQK; encoded by the coding sequence GTGGATCATCTGAAGAAAACACCGCTGTTCGAGGTCTATCCGAACTACGGCGGCAAGATCATCGATTTCGGCGGTTGGGCGTTGCCGGTTCAGTATGCGGGCATTCTCGACGAGCACGAAGCGGTGCGCGAGCGTGCAGGTTTGTTCGACGTTTCGCACATGGGCGAGATCACGATCCAAGGCCCGGATGCGCTTGCGAACATCCAGAATCTGATCACCAACGATGCGTCCAAATTGGCGAACGGCCAAGCGCTTTACTCGCCGATGTGCTTTGAAAACGGCGGTTGCGTCGATGACCTTCTGGTCTACAAAAAAGGGGACGGCAACTACTTGCTCGTCGTCAACGCAGCGAACATCGAGAAGGATTTCGACTGGATGAAGTCGCACCAATTCGGCGACGTTTCGATTGAAAACCGTTCCGCCGACATCGCGCAACTGGCGCTGCAAGGCCCAATCGCAGAACAAGTTCTGCAGAACATGACCACCACCGACCTCTCTGAGATCAAATACTACTGGTTTGCCGAAAACGTGGACGTTGCGGGCGTTTCTTGCCTCGTTTCCCGCACTGGGTACACCGGCGAAGACGGTTTCGAACTCTACTGTGACGCGAAGGACGTAGCGAAACTGTGGGATTCCATCCTCGCGGCAGGCAAAGAACAAGGCGTGCTCCCGATCGGACTCGGCGCGCGCGACACCCTGCGTTTTGAAGCGCGTCTGCCGCTGTACGGCCAAGAAATCTCCGCAGACATCTCGCCGCTTGAAGCGGGACTTGGCTTTTTCGTCAAGCTTGACAAGGGCGACTTCATCGGTCGTGAAGCCCTTGCGAAACAAAAAGAAGAGGGCGTCGCGCGCAAACTGGTCGGCTTTGAAATGACCGAACGCGGCATCCCGCGCACCCATTACGAAATCCAAGTCGACGGTCAAAAAATCGGCGAAACCACCACGGGCACGATGGGCCCGACCGTCAAGAAAAACATCGGCCTCGGCCTGATAGACGTCCAATTCGCGACGATCGGTCAAGAGATCGACGTGATCATCCGCAACAAGCCGGTCAAAGCCGTGATCGTCAAAACTCCGTTCTACAAGCGTCAGAAGTAA
- a CDS encoding SNF2-related protein has protein sequence MPNMEWEDALFDQFQARMKSNEWATWDLFRLAYEAERSRVVPNFDQLICLQQLPEVTPYPHQIETAKKVLNELHGRAILADEVGLGKTIEAGLILKEYLIRGLVKKILILVPSSLVIQWVRELNEKFKIPAIRQKNGYSWEDCDIVVSSIDTVKREPHREIVLRQEYDLVIVDEAHKLKNKKSKNYEMVNNLRKKYLLLLTATPVQNDMKELYNLITLLKPGQLGSQNDYSSMFMESKRTPKNRQELKNALSDVMIRNKRSEGGVQFTKRNVQSLLLDLYPEERELYESVTDFIKEQYTKMREEGKGNFLQLITLQRQICSSPYAALVSLKNMKESEKTPSDIRGRVEELYQMAEKIPAYKKIDKLIELIKTMDDKVIIFTEYRATQDFILYMLQQHGIRAVIFRGGFKRNKKDWMTELFKSRFQVLVATEAGGEGINLQFCNQLVNFDLPWNPMRLEQRIGRVHRLGQQRDVQIYNLSTRDTIEEHIVSLLEEKINMFEMVIGELDLILGNLKVGRKLDNEMMDLFMRNASRDEMKTKLDELGEEMVRASEVMR, from the coding sequence ATGCCGAACATGGAGTGGGAGGACGCGTTGTTCGACCAGTTTCAAGCGCGTATGAAATCGAACGAATGGGCGACCTGGGACCTGTTTCGTCTCGCGTATGAAGCGGAACGCTCTCGGGTCGTACCGAACTTCGACCAGTTGATCTGCCTGCAACAACTCCCGGAAGTCACGCCCTACCCGCACCAAATCGAAACGGCCAAGAAAGTCCTCAACGAGTTGCACGGCCGCGCCATCCTCGCCGACGAAGTCGGTCTCGGCAAAACGATCGAAGCCGGCCTCATCCTCAAGGAATACCTGATCCGCGGTCTCGTCAAAAAAATTCTCATCCTCGTCCCCTCCTCCCTGGTCATCCAATGGGTGCGAGAACTCAACGAGAAATTCAAAATCCCCGCCATCCGTCAAAAAAACGGCTACTCGTGGGAGGACTGCGACATCGTCGTCTCCTCCATCGACACCGTCAAGCGCGAACCGCACCGCGAAATCGTCTTGCGGCAAGAGTACGACCTCGTCATCGTCGACGAAGCACACAAACTCAAGAACAAGAAATCCAAGAACTACGAGATGGTCAACAACCTGCGAAAAAAATACCTGCTCCTGCTCACCGCCACCCCTGTGCAAAACGACATGAAGGAGCTCTACAACCTGATCACCCTGCTCAAACCGGGTCAACTCGGTTCACAAAACGACTACTCCTCGATGTTCATGGAGAGCAAACGCACACCGAAAAACCGCCAAGAATTAAAAAACGCCCTCTCCGACGTCATGATCCGCAACAAACGCTCCGAAGGCGGCGTCCAGTTCACCAAACGCAACGTGCAATCCCTGCTGTTGGACCTCTACCCCGAAGAACGCGAACTCTACGAGAGTGTCACCGATTTTATCAAGGAGCAATACACCAAGATGCGCGAGGAAGGCAAAGGCAACTTCCTGCAACTGATCACCTTGCAACGGCAAATCTGCTCCTCCCCCTACGCCGCGCTCGTTTCGCTCAAAAACATGAAAGAAAGCGAAAAAACACCCTCCGACATCCGAGGCCGTGTCGAAGAACTGTACCAGATGGCGGAAAAAATCCCCGCCTACAAGAAAATCGACAAACTCATCGAGTTGATCAAAACGATGGACGACAAAGTGATCATCTTCACCGAGTACCGCGCCACCCAAGACTTCATCCTGTACATGCTCCAACAACACGGAATTCGAGCGGTCATCTTCCGCGGCGGTTTCAAGCGGAACAAAAAAGACTGGATGACCGAACTGTTCAAGAGCCGCTTCCAAGTCTTGGTCGCAACCGAAGCTGGCGGCGAAGGAATCAATTTGCAGTTCTGCAACCAACTCGTCAACTTCGATTTGCCGTGGAACCCGATGCGACTCGAACAGCGAATCGGGCGTGTCCATCGCTTGGGTCAACAGCGCGACGTCCAAATCTACAACCTCTCGACCCGCGACACGATCGAGGAGCACATCGTCTCACTGCTGGAAGAGAAAATAAACATGTTCGAGATGGTCATCGGCGAACTCGACCTCATCCTCGGCAACTTAAAAGTCGGACGCAAGCTCGACAACGAGATGATGGATCTGTTCATGCGCAACGCAAGCCGCGATGAGATGAAAACCAAACTGGACGAACTCGGCGAAGAAATGGTCCGAGCGTCCGAAGTCATGCGCTAA
- a CDS encoding YqhG family protein encodes MQNQEEIQDFCRRYFEAVQAPILRDEPNFLEVELPRDVDKELIDRPYHWMMVETIYQDYPNTIKHLIFEPTVEKEDVQRPEYLTFGSLFLSKMIDSTKKRGSCTLGYQRTGLQTGARLTPVLMMTCKISYVADRCRDEIVTYGVHLGTGDVYTDFYEQVVGLDFSPEPPPPSQLVHVESPKLTVKQGYKKIRDLVQKEILAMDHTWAEEAEEHLAREREQLQTYYQSLGLVNADSTAPDEEKLTKAKLYEGELEMRLDELQKRCAPRIKIEPYQFALLYLANR; translated from the coding sequence GTGCAAAATCAAGAGGAGATTCAGGACTTTTGCAGACGGTACTTCGAGGCGGTTCAAGCGCCGATCCTGCGGGATGAGCCGAACTTTTTGGAAGTGGAACTGCCCCGCGATGTGGACAAAGAACTGATCGACCGCCCCTACCACTGGATGATGGTCGAGACGATCTACCAAGACTACCCGAACACGATCAAACACCTGATTTTCGAACCCACCGTGGAAAAAGAGGACGTGCAACGCCCCGAATACCTGACATTCGGAAGCTTGTTCCTCAGCAAAATGATCGATTCCACGAAAAAGCGCGGCAGTTGTACGCTTGGCTATCAGCGCACTGGCTTGCAAACCGGCGCGAGGTTGACGCCCGTTTTGATGATGACCTGCAAAATTTCCTATGTGGCGGACCGATGCCGAGATGAAATCGTGACCTATGGCGTGCATCTCGGCACAGGGGACGTGTACACAGACTTTTACGAACAGGTCGTCGGGCTGGACTTCTCTCCAGAACCTCCGCCGCCCTCGCAATTGGTGCATGTCGAGTCACCGAAACTTACGGTGAAGCAAGGCTACAAGAAAATTCGCGATCTCGTGCAAAAAGAAATTCTGGCGATGGACCACACCTGGGCCGAGGAAGCGGAGGAACACCTCGCCCGCGAACGGGAACAACTTCAAACCTACTACCAATCCCTCGGACTGGTGAACGCAGACTCGACCGCCCCCGACGAAGAGAAATTGACCAAAGCCAAGCTCTACGAAGGCGAACTTGAGATGCGCCTCGATGAACTGCAAAAGCGCTGTGCCCCCCGCATCAAGATCGAACCCTACCAATTCGCCCTGCTCTACCTCGCAAATCGATAG